The Sulfolobus acidocaldarius DSM 639 genome has a window encoding:
- a CDS encoding acyl-CoA dehydrogenase family protein, with protein MVFPLKSLEDLKLEISQDHEILRQTIREFAEKEVSGYVDKGESERDVPKVLKERAKELGLYGPDVPTELGGQGSDYLSLLVISEELSRVWTSFSTLLLVHWMLNRAIYKYGKEEVKKKYLPLTASGEKIGAFANTEPEAGTDVAGIRSTAKKVNDHYIINARKIFITNGDIADYFVLTARTSPPSNNARWKGITMFLVEKEWGVKTVSRIETTGLKASHTTEIILEDVKVPAENVIGEEGMGFKYAVESFDYARTIVSAQAVGIGQSAFEKLVNYSLQRKAFDKPIAEFQIVQQKVSESFADLLTSRFLTYWAGSLYNKGKTDEYIVAASLAKFYATEAAEKIVMRAMTAHGGYGVSNSIGLERMLRDLQILKTYEGTNDIQRVSAARQFFYRFMGIKI; from the coding sequence ATGGTGTTTCCTTTAAAGTCTCTTGAGGATCTAAAGTTAGAAATATCTCAGGATCATGAAATCTTAAGACAGACCATAAGGGAATTCGCTGAAAAAGAGGTTTCAGGCTATGTAGATAAAGGTGAAAGTGAAAGAGATGTACCTAAAGTGTTAAAAGAGAGAGCTAAAGAATTAGGGCTTTATGGACCTGACGTTCCCACTGAACTAGGAGGTCAAGGAAGTGATTACTTATCCTTACTTGTTATTTCCGAAGAATTATCAAGAGTTTGGACATCTTTCTCCACCTTACTCCTTGTTCATTGGATGTTAAATAGAGCAATATATAAGTACGGTAAGGAAGAGGTGAAGAAAAAATATTTACCTCTTACAGCTTCAGGAGAGAAAATAGGTGCATTCGCAAACACTGAACCAGAGGCTGGGACAGATGTAGCAGGTATAAGATCTACAGCAAAAAAAGTAAATGATCACTACATAATCAATGCGAGGAAAATCTTCATAACAAATGGAGATATAGCGGACTATTTCGTCTTAACTGCTAGGACGTCTCCCCCTTCTAATAATGCAAGGTGGAAGGGGATAACTATGTTCCTTGTGGAGAAGGAATGGGGAGTTAAGACAGTGAGCAGAATAGAGACAACAGGGCTAAAGGCTTCCCACACTACTGAAATAATACTTGAGGACGTAAAAGTGCCTGCTGAAAACGTTATAGGAGAAGAAGGGATGGGTTTCAAATATGCAGTGGAGTCCTTTGATTATGCTAGGACAATAGTGTCAGCCCAGGCTGTTGGAATTGGACAAAGTGCCTTTGAGAAACTTGTTAATTACTCCCTTCAGAGGAAGGCATTCGATAAACCTATAGCTGAGTTTCAGATAGTTCAACAAAAAGTAAGCGAATCATTTGCAGATCTACTAACATCCAGGTTCCTAACCTATTGGGCAGGATCATTGTATAATAAAGGTAAGACTGATGAATATATTGTAGCAGCATCATTAGCAAAATTCTATGCCACAGAAGCTGCAGAGAAAATAGTGATGAGAGCAATGACTGCTCATGGTGGATACGGTGTATCAAATTCAATAGGACTAGAAAGAATGTTGAGAGATTTACAGATTCTGAAAACGTATGAGGGAACTAATGACATTCAAAGAGTATCTGCGGCAAGGCAATTCTTCTACAGGTTTATGGGAATTAAAATTTAG
- a CDS encoding ABC transporter ATP-binding protein translates to MIIAGYDITKHFVSGGMFERNKAVVKAVQDVYIKIKEEEVIALVGESGSGKTTLGRMLVGLESPTGGKILFNVEDKVLEEYETTDNQSRKAEIESIHDIFKGKIAKEFRRHVNMVFQDPYASLDPRMKVIDIIKEPMISTGYLRGEEANKRVRELLEAVGLPKSFADRYPHELSGGQRQRVAVARAISTDPKFVVLDEPTSALDVSTQAQILNLLRKLKRELKISMLLITHNIAVASYLSDRIYVMYAGHIVETGTKEQIMKTPKHPYTVSLLSAVPKVGSKMNRIVLRGEPPNLVDLPKGCNFHPRCPYAFGDCGWTAEEVAIDLKYLIESKYYDLTEGEIVIDVLSDKEMKVRGISDEKLKMITSKENEIKSFSSIKSISADGSGDVHVVLRDYEEPKLYNMSDGRLVKCLLFKGKN, encoded by the coding sequence GTGATCATAGCTGGTTATGATATTACAAAACATTTCGTCTCGGGAGGAATGTTTGAAAGGAATAAGGCCGTAGTTAAAGCAGTTCAGGATGTTTACATAAAAATCAAAGAAGAGGAAGTCATAGCATTAGTGGGGGAGAGCGGATCCGGTAAGACCACATTAGGTAGAATGTTAGTAGGTCTGGAGAGCCCTACGGGCGGTAAAATTCTCTTTAACGTTGAAGATAAGGTGTTAGAAGAATATGAGACAACTGATAACCAGTCGAGAAAAGCAGAGATAGAGAGTATTCATGACATATTTAAAGGCAAAATAGCCAAGGAATTTAGAAGACATGTAAATATGGTTTTCCAAGACCCTTACGCCTCCCTTGACCCTAGGATGAAGGTTATTGATATTATAAAGGAACCTATGATTTCCACAGGATATTTGAGGGGAGAGGAAGCTAATAAGAGGGTCCGGGAGTTATTAGAGGCTGTAGGTTTACCTAAGAGTTTTGCCGACAGATATCCCCATGAACTGTCAGGTGGACAAAGGCAGAGAGTAGCAGTTGCCAGAGCAATATCCACTGATCCAAAGTTTGTGGTTTTAGATGAGCCCACCAGTGCCTTAGATGTATCTACTCAAGCTCAGATACTTAATCTCCTGCGAAAATTGAAAAGAGAGCTAAAAATATCCATGTTACTGATCACTCACAATATTGCAGTTGCCTCATATCTTAGCGACAGAATATATGTGATGTATGCGGGACATATTGTCGAAACAGGTACAAAGGAACAGATAATGAAAACACCTAAGCATCCTTACACAGTTTCCCTGCTATCTGCTGTTCCTAAGGTTGGTAGTAAGATGAATAGGATTGTACTTAGAGGGGAGCCACCAAATCTAGTTGACCTACCTAAGGGGTGTAACTTCCACCCAAGGTGTCCTTATGCTTTCGGCGACTGTGGATGGACTGCTGAGGAGGTGGCGATAGACCTAAAGTATCTTATAGAAAGTAAATACTACGATCTAACAGAAGGTGAAATTGTAATCGATGTGTTAAGTGATAAGGAAATGAAAGTAAGAGGAATAAGTGACGAGAAGTTGAAGATGATAACTTCAAAAGAAAATGAAATTAAGAGCTTTAGCTCCATCAAAAGTATAAGTGCTGACGGTTCAGGAGATGTTCATGTGGTATTGAGAGACTATGAGGAACCTAAACTGTATAATATGAGTGATGGAAGACTTGTGAAGTGTCTCCTATTTAAAGGTAAGAATTGA
- a CDS encoding HIT family protein, with product MCVFCKIVNGEEEGYIVYRDNYYTAFLDKYPIAPGHTLLVTNAHFENILDTSETHLNDLGKTIKMLANSIKRAVKADGIRVVSNAGRSAMQIVFHFHVHIIPTWENGYPEDFADFKPRTLLPREYYEKARTLIYNEVNRSNHNSYLIE from the coding sequence ATGTGTGTTTTTTGTAAAATCGTGAATGGGGAAGAAGAAGGTTATATAGTTTATAGAGATAATTACTATACAGCATTTTTAGATAAGTATCCCATTGCACCTGGTCATACGCTACTAGTGACAAATGCCCACTTCGAAAATATATTAGACACTAGCGAGACTCACCTTAATGACTTAGGAAAAACAATAAAGATGTTAGCAAACTCGATAAAGAGAGCTGTAAAAGCAGATGGAATCAGAGTAGTAAGTAATGCAGGAAGGAGCGCAATGCAAATAGTCTTCCACTTTCATGTACACATAATTCCCACATGGGAAAACGGATATCCAGAGGACTTTGCTGACTTTAAACCTAGAACATTACTTCCGAGAGAATATTATGAAAAGGCACGAACATTAATATATAATGAGGTAAATAGGAGCAACCACAATAGTTATCTAATCGAGTGA